The Panthera tigris isolate Pti1 chromosome F3, P.tigris_Pti1_mat1.1, whole genome shotgun sequence genome includes a window with the following:
- the NHLH1 gene encoding helix-loop-helix protein 1: protein MMLNSDAVDLDLPPTHSETESGFSDCGGGAGPDGAGPGGPGGGQARGLEPGEPGRKDLQHLSREERRRRRRATAKYRTAHATRERIRVEAFNLAFAELRKLLPTLPPDKKLSKIEILRLAICYISYLNHVLDV, encoded by the coding sequence ATGATGCTCAACTCAGACGCGGTGGACCTCGACCTGCCTCCCACCCACTCCGAGACCGAGTCGGGCTTCAGCGactgtgggggcggggcgggccccgacggggcggggcctgggggtcCCGGAGGAGGCCAGGCCCGGGGCCTGGAGCCCGGAGAGCCCGGCCGGAAAGACCTCCAGCACCTGAGCCGggaggagcggcggcggcggcgccgggcCACGGCCAAGTACCGCACGGCCCACGCCACGCGGGAGCGAATCCGCGTGGAAGCCTTCAACCTGGCCTTCGCCGAGCTGCGCAAGCTGCTGCCCACGCTGCCCCCCGACAAGAAGCTCTCCAAGATCGAGATCCTGCGTCTGGCCATCTGCTACATCTCCTACCTGAACCACGTGCTGGACGTCTGA